One segment of Methylotenera versatilis 79 DNA contains the following:
- a CDS encoding helicase-related protein, with product MKLANLNLDDYAYSFAKARAIQRHHHFYIGPTNSGKTYYALNTLIAAKSGVYLAPLRLLAMEVRDKLMESGVPCNLITGEERVIIAGAQHTASTIEMMNPTKLVDVAIIDEIQMLQDPDRGSAWTAALVGVPARQVFICGSNAVTQPCLKVIEHLNETAEITELQRMTPLILEDDSLCGVRYSKPKLKAKLQKGDAIIAFSRKDVLTFSARFRQWGYTVASIYGALSPEVRRHESARFCSGEADILVATDAIGMGLNLPIRRVIFANIFKFDGVASRLLNATEVRQIAGRAGRFGIYHNGYVNIMEDDERFHIVHMLATDDTSDLQKLPIAANIGQIEAISNQLHTAKIAECLEYFANRLQFNHALFALSKIAAQLNQALLVDAFAPKLSLKDKFIFTCAPIAINVNIEKDYFLLCLKSVVEHTIRHLPSAPAWLDSNSAKHLEAAEILSQNISLYAWLSYKFPQIFVDAEHIPHFRKSVSRYIERALLTQTGYGDTQRENDLLKHISR from the coding sequence ATGAAATTAGCCAATCTAAATTTAGATGATTACGCATACAGCTTTGCAAAAGCGCGTGCCATCCAGCGGCATCATCATTTCTATATTGGCCCTACCAATTCGGGTAAAACTTACTATGCATTGAACACTTTAATTGCGGCCAAATCTGGCGTTTACCTTGCACCATTGCGTCTATTAGCAATGGAAGTACGCGATAAACTAATGGAATCCGGCGTGCCGTGTAACCTGATTACGGGTGAAGAACGCGTGATTATCGCAGGCGCGCAACACACCGCCTCTACCATTGAAATGATGAATCCCACAAAGCTGGTGGATGTAGCAATTATTGATGAGATTCAGATGCTGCAAGACCCTGACCGCGGCAGCGCTTGGACTGCTGCACTGGTCGGCGTGCCTGCCAGACAAGTGTTTATTTGCGGCTCAAACGCTGTCACTCAACCTTGTCTAAAGGTAATTGAGCATTTAAATGAAACGGCAGAAATCACAGAGTTACAACGCATGACGCCATTAATACTGGAAGATGACAGCTTATGCGGTGTGCGATACAGCAAGCCAAAGTTGAAAGCTAAGCTGCAAAAAGGCGATGCGATTATTGCCTTTTCGCGTAAAGATGTACTGACCTTTTCAGCCAGATTTCGCCAATGGGGATATACAGTCGCCAGTATTTACGGCGCGCTTTCGCCCGAAGTACGCAGGCATGAATCTGCCCGATTTTGTAGTGGCGAAGCGGATATTTTAGTCGCCACCGATGCGATTGGCATGGGCTTAAATTTGCCGATACGGCGCGTTATTTTTGCCAATATTTTTAAATTTGATGGCGTAGCATCGCGTTTATTAAATGCGACTGAAGTGCGCCAGATAGCAGGTCGCGCTGGGCGTTTTGGTATTTACCATAATGGTTATGTGAACATCATGGAAGATGATGAGCGATTCCATATCGTACACATGCTGGCGACTGACGATACATCTGATTTGCAAAAGCTGCCGATTGCCGCGAATATCGGGCAGATAGAAGCCATTTCAAACCAATTACACACCGCAAAAATTGCAGAATGTTTGGAGTATTTTGCCAATCGGCTGCAATTTAATCATGCTTTATTTGCGTTAAGTAAAATCGCCGCGCAACTAAACCAGGCCTTGTTGGTGGATGCGTTTGCGCCAAAGTTATCGTTAAAAGATAAATTTATTTTTACTTGCGCGCCCATTGCCATTAACGTGAATATTGAAAAAGATTATTTTTTGCTGTGCTTAAAAAGCGTGGTTGAGCATACGATTCGTCATTTGCCGTCTGCGCCAGCTTGGCTGGATTCAAATAGCGCCAAGCATTTAGAAGCTGCGGAAATATTAAGTCAAAATATCAGCTTATACGCTTGGTTAAGTTATAAATTTCCACAGATTTTTGTTGATGCTGAACACATTCCGCATTTCAGAAAGTCGGTCAGCCGCTACATAGAGCGTGCGCTGCTTACCCAAACTGGTTACGGCGACACACAACGCGAAAACGATTTATTGAAACATATTAGCCGTTAA
- the mutL gene encoding DNA mismatch repair endonuclease MutL, translating into MSRIPPNSIKLLPDQLISQIAAGEVVERPASALKELLENSLDAGSSDIQVSLMQGGIKQLRVADNGNGIPQDDLKMALTRHATSKIFSLEDLEAVASLGFRGEALASIASVSRTAVISRAFETKHAWRIASDGSEISAIEPAALEIGTVIEVNDLYFNTPARRKFLKTDGTEFGHCEAAFTRVALSRPDVSFTLQHNGRVLSRFTAGAAAKRFNEILGAEFAAESITIDEEAAGLRLWGVAAKPTFNRNSRDTQYVYVNGRFVRDKLIAHAIRQAYQDVLHHDRHPAFVLFLELDPSLVDVNVHPSKTEVRFRDGQAIHRFIYHSLNKNLATPTGMSNAATASQATHNPFASQYTNSPNYPQYQNLQHQTQINLNANQPSAFYETLFGANNQSERQFASPVCYAEEFDSNSPAKPVEDFPLGFAVAQIHGVYILAQNKLGLVVVDMHAAHERIMYERLKNALDEKAAVPMQPLLIPVSFNADRLEVATVQDELSSGLGNLQQLGFEFAILSPNTLAVRAVPTMLQDADAVTLARDVLKDLREFGATRALTERRNELLGTMACHAAVRANRILTIPEMNGLLRDMEATERSGMCNHGRPTWFQVSMNDLDKMFMRGK; encoded by the coding sequence ATGTCACGCATACCACCTAACTCAATCAAATTACTGCCAGACCAGCTTATCAGCCAAATCGCCGCGGGCGAGGTGGTGGAACGACCAGCCTCTGCGCTTAAAGAACTATTAGAGAATAGTTTAGATGCAGGTAGCAGCGACATTCAGGTTTCATTGATGCAAGGCGGTATTAAGCAATTACGCGTGGCGGATAATGGTAACGGCATACCGCAAGATGATTTGAAAATGGCTCTAACCCGCCATGCCACCAGCAAAATTTTTAGTTTAGAAGATCTAGAAGCCGTTGCCAGTTTGGGTTTTCGTGGTGAAGCATTAGCCAGTATCGCATCGGTTTCGCGGACGGCAGTTATCAGCCGCGCATTTGAGACTAAACACGCGTGGCGCATTGCTAGTGACGGCAGTGAAATCAGTGCAATCGAACCTGCGGCATTGGAAATTGGCACTGTGATTGAAGTCAACGATTTATATTTTAATACGCCAGCAAGACGCAAATTTTTAAAAACCGATGGCACAGAGTTTGGCCATTGCGAAGCAGCATTTACGCGCGTGGCACTATCGCGCCCGGATGTGAGCTTTACCTTGCAGCATAATGGCAGAGTGCTTAGTCGCTTTACTGCTGGCGCGGCAGCCAAAAGATTCAATGAAATATTAGGCGCAGAATTCGCTGCTGAAAGTATTACCATAGATGAAGAAGCGGCAGGTTTACGCTTGTGGGGTGTGGCGGCAAAGCCAACCTTTAACCGTAACAGTCGCGATACGCAATATGTGTATGTCAATGGCCGTTTTGTGCGCGATAAACTCATTGCGCATGCCATTCGCCAGGCCTATCAGGATGTACTGCATCATGATAGGCATCCTGCGTTTGTGCTATTTTTAGAACTTGACCCAAGCTTGGTGGATGTAAACGTACACCCCAGCAAAACCGAAGTACGCTTTAGAGATGGCCAAGCGATTCACCGTTTTATCTATCACAGCTTGAATAAAAATCTTGCCACGCCAACGGGCATGTCGAATGCGGCTACTGCCAGTCAAGCCACACATAATCCTTTTGCTTCGCAATACACTAATTCGCCTAATTATCCCCAGTACCAAAATCTACAGCACCAAACGCAAATCAACTTAAATGCCAACCAGCCATCCGCATTTTATGAAACTTTATTTGGCGCTAATAACCAATCAGAGCGTCAGTTTGCAAGTCCAGTCTGTTATGCGGAAGAGTTTGATAGTAATTCGCCAGCTAAACCAGTAGAGGATTTTCCGCTAGGCTTTGCTGTTGCGCAGATACATGGCGTGTATATATTGGCGCAGAATAAACTGGGCTTGGTAGTGGTCGATATGCATGCCGCGCATGAGCGCATTATGTATGAGCGACTTAAAAATGCGCTGGATGAGAAAGCGGCAGTACCGATGCAACCTTTGCTCATCCCCGTCAGCTTTAATGCAGATAGATTAGAAGTAGCCACTGTGCAAGATGAATTGAGTTCAGGGCTTGGCAATTTGCAACAATTGGGTTTTGAATTTGCCATTCTATCGCCCAACACCTTAGCCGTGCGCGCTGTGCCAACTATGTTGCAAGATGCAGACGCAGTCACTTTAGCGCGCGATGTGCTTAAAGATTTACGCGAATTTGGCGCAACCAGAGCGTTAACTGAACGCAGAAACGAATTGCTAGGCACAATGGCATGCCACGCTGCCGTGCGCGCAAATCGTATTTTAACTATCCCTGAAATGAACGGCTTATTGCGCGATATGGAAGCAACAGAACGCAGCGGTATGTGCAATCACGGCCGCCCGACTTGGTTTCAAGTGAGCATGAATGATTTGGATAAAATGTTTATGCGGGGTAAATAG
- the miaA gene encoding tRNA (adenosine(37)-N6)-dimethylallyltransferase MiaA, translating into MSNLAIFLMGPTASGKTGAAVYLHSKLPVEIISVDSALVFKDMNIGTAKPDAETLANAPHHLIDIIDPTSAYSAANFRSDALRLMANITARGKIPLLVGGTMLYFKALEGGLSGLPEANPEVRARLDARAAFIGWPAMHEKLTLVDPETAARLQPNDAQRIQRALEVFEITGESLSSLFAKQSSEALPYNVLKIALVPSERKVLHERIALRFEQMLAAGFLDEVKTLLAKYPNLTAESTAMRCVGYRQALEHLSGEYDADELRDRGIFATRQLAKRQLTWLRGMDDITELDCLNADLNTVILQQVEQFIAK; encoded by the coding sequence ATGTCGAATTTAGCAATTTTCCTAATGGGCCCAACCGCCAGCGGCAAAACCGGCGCGGCGGTTTATTTGCATTCAAAGCTTCCAGTTGAAATCATCAGTGTCGATTCTGCTTTAGTGTTTAAAGACATGAATATCGGTACGGCCAAGCCAGATGCTGAAACGCTGGCTAATGCACCGCATCATCTGATTGATATAATCGATCCGACAAGTGCCTATTCGGCAGCGAATTTTAGAAGCGATGCATTACGTTTGATGGCGAATATTACAGCGCGGGGTAAGATTCCTTTATTAGTCGGTGGAACGATGTTGTATTTTAAAGCGCTGGAAGGTGGTTTAAGTGGATTGCCTGAGGCGAACCCAGAAGTACGTGCAAGGTTGGATGCGCGTGCGGCATTTATCGGCTGGCCTGCCATGCATGAAAAACTGACGTTAGTTGACCCAGAAACCGCAGCACGTTTACAACCGAATGATGCGCAACGTATTCAACGCGCATTGGAAGTGTTTGAAATAACGGGCGAAAGTTTGTCTAGTTTGTTTGCTAAACAAAGCAGTGAGGCTTTGCCTTATAACGTGCTTAAAATTGCGCTGGTGCCAAGTGAGCGCAAAGTGTTGCATGAGCGCATCGCGTTGCGATTTGAGCAAATGCTGGCGGCTGGATTTTTAGATGAAGTGAAAACGCTATTAGCTAAATATCCCAATTTAACCGCTGAATCAACCGCTATGCGTTGCGTGGGTTATCGCCAGGCTTTAGAGCATTTAAGCGGCGAGTATGACGCTGATGAGTTGCGCGATAGGGGTATTTTTGCGACGCGGCAATTAGCTAAGCGCCAACTCACATGGCTGCGTGGCATGGATGACATCACCGAACTAGATTGTTTGAACGCCGATTTAAATACCGTAATATTGCAGCAAGTTGAGCAATTTATTGCTAAATAA
- a CDS encoding DUF2157 domain-containing protein → MSQKIDMSVASIPPAKKAALQDIVHLAKHHQITLDEISHAFANVSAQANKPSPSVLSQLFGYIGGIFVFAGIGVFISMYWDDFGSAARVLVTLGTGLVAFIMALVCLTDKRYERAATPLFLIAALLQPTGILVMLNEYSSGGDARHGLLFMATYMLIQQAATFWAKQRTVLAFSAILFGCIFFANLFDIWDANEKLIGIVLGISLICVAYALNQSRHLPIAPFWYFVGSAILMWSVFEAVEKTPFEIIYLGLAAALIFLSTAVRSRALLAVGSLSMLAYIGYFTAKHFANTLGWPIALVIIGIALIGMSAFAVKLNNQYIKQ, encoded by the coding sequence ATGTCGCAAAAGATAGATATGTCAGTTGCATCCATTCCGCCAGCAAAAAAAGCTGCGTTGCAGGATATTGTGCATTTGGCCAAGCATCACCAGATAACGCTGGATGAGATTTCTCATGCATTTGCAAATGTAAGCGCACAAGCAAACAAGCCATCTCCCAGTGTGCTGTCGCAACTATTTGGTTACATTGGCGGCATTTTTGTATTTGCGGGTATTGGCGTCTTCATCTCAATGTATTGGGATGATTTTGGTTCTGCCGCACGCGTGCTTGTCACGTTGGGCACAGGTTTAGTGGCTTTTATCATGGCACTGGTCTGCCTGACAGATAAACGTTATGAACGTGCTGCAACACCATTATTTTTAATAGCGGCTTTACTACAGCCAACTGGCATTTTAGTCATGTTAAATGAGTATTCATCAGGCGGTGATGCACGTCACGGCTTGCTGTTTATGGCTACTTATATGCTGATTCAGCAGGCTGCGACGTTTTGGGCCAAACAAAGAACCGTATTGGCTTTTAGCGCGATTTTATTTGGCTGTATTTTCTTTGCCAATCTATTCGATATCTGGGATGCGAATGAAAAGCTAATTGGCATCGTCTTGGGCATATCTTTAATCTGCGTCGCTTATGCGCTTAATCAATCGCGACATTTACCCATTGCGCCTTTTTGGTATTTTGTCGGTTCGGCTATTTTAATGTGGTCAGTATTTGAGGCTGTTGAAAAAACACCGTTTGAGATTATTTATTTAGGCCTTGCAGCAGCGTTAATATTTTTAAGTACTGCTGTACGGAGTAGGGCGTTGCTTGCTGTGGGTTCGCTTTCAATGCTGGCTTATATTGGATATTTTACCGCCAAGCATTTCGCCAATACATTAGGCTGGCCAATCGCATTGGTGATTATCGGCATTGCCTTAATTGGCATGAGTGCGTTTGCGGTAAAGTTAAATAATCAATATATTAAGCAGTAG
- the dapC gene encoding succinyldiaminopimelate transaminase, with protein MDPIALNPISLNPSPLNPNLGLLQPYPFQRLRDLFAGTTPNPALKPINLSIGEPKHATPTLITDALVNNLAGLANYPTTLGSLALRTAISQWITRRYNLPALNPETSILPVNGSREALFSFAQVVIDRTKSNPIVISPNPFYQIYEGAAFLAGATPYFLNTTPENGHAMDFEQVPAEILNRTQLVYVCSPGNPSGKVMNLAQWKTLFALSDQYGFVIAADECYAEIYFDEANPPLGALQAAYQLGRDYKNLVVFSSLSKRSNVPGMRSGFVAGDASIIEAFTLYRTYHGCAMNPAVQAASLTAWNDDAHVIENRRLYAEKFKMVTPMLSSVLEVEMPDAAFYLWAKIKNPAVTDTDFALKLYRDLNITVLPGSYLAREINSINPGKNFIRLALVASLEECVEAANRIQNMS; from the coding sequence ATGGATCCAATCGCTTTGAACCCAATTTCTTTAAATCCAAGTCCACTTAATCCTAATTTGGGTCTGTTGCAACCCTACCCGTTTCAACGTCTGCGTGATTTGTTTGCTGGCACCACACCTAATCCAGCATTAAAACCGATTAATTTATCGATTGGTGAGCCAAAACATGCGACACCAACACTGATTACCGATGCTTTGGTGAATAATTTGGCTGGTTTGGCTAATTATCCCACGACTCTTGGTAGCTTGGCGCTGCGTACTGCAATCTCACAATGGATTACGCGCCGTTACAACCTGCCCGCGCTTAATCCAGAAACCAGTATTTTGCCAGTGAATGGTAGCCGCGAAGCCCTATTTTCCTTTGCGCAAGTGGTGATTGACCGTACAAAATCCAACCCGATTGTGATTTCGCCCAATCCTTTTTATCAGATTTATGAAGGTGCCGCTTTTTTAGCAGGCGCTACACCTTATTTTTTGAATACCACGCCAGAAAATGGCCATGCAATGGATTTCGAGCAGGTGCCTGCTGAAATACTTAATCGCACACAATTGGTTTATGTTTGTAGCCCTGGCAACCCATCTGGCAAGGTAATGAACCTAGCGCAGTGGAAAACCTTATTTGCATTATCTGATCAATATGGCTTTGTCATTGCCGCAGATGAATGTTATGCGGAAATTTATTTTGATGAAGCAAATCCGCCATTAGGTGCTTTGCAAGCGGCGTATCAGTTGGGCAGAGATTACAAAAACCTAGTTGTGTTCAGCTCACTTTCAAAACGCTCCAATGTGCCAGGTATGCGTTCTGGCTTTGTGGCGGGTGATGCAAGCATTATCGAAGCATTTACGTTATACCGCACCTATCATGGCTGCGCGATGAATCCAGCGGTACAAGCAGCGTCGCTTACCGCTTGGAATGATGATGCTCATGTGATTGAGAATCGTCGGCTTTATGCTGAGAAATTTAAAATGGTTACGCCAATGTTAAGTAGCGTTTTAGAAGTCGAAATGCCAGATGCGGCATTTTATTTGTGGGCAAAAATTAAAAATCCTGCAGTGACTGATACGGATTTTGCATTAAAACTCTATCGCGATTTAAACATCACAGTGTTGCCAGGCAGCTATTTAGCGCGTGAAATTAACAGCATTAATCCAGGCAAAAATTTTATTCGCTTAGCATTAGTGGCTAGTTTAGAAGAGTGTGTGGAAGCGGCAAATCGCATTCAAAACATGAGCTAG
- a CDS encoding DMT family transporter: MGNSKQNYLAIFGLLFGAMCWGIIWYPYRIMSDAGVSGVTSSFYTYCIAIILGIALFARHWRGVFKLPKSAIWLSIVAGWTNLSYVLAVIDGEVMRVMLLFYLAPLWTLLLAHFWLKETITKAGLASILIAMIGAYIMLANPFDPATNHIPMPQNSAEWLALSAGIGFSFTNVIARKSAHLSLAAKSMLIWVGVAGVSLLFIPFLTDTFPSPQFFTLNNWLIMGIIAILIMAATIFVQYGVTKMPALRASVLFLFELVVAAIAAYYLANEAMLLNEWIGGAFIIAAGLLAAFNHADN; encoded by the coding sequence ATGGGCAACAGCAAACAAAACTATCTGGCCATATTCGGCCTGTTATTTGGCGCCATGTGTTGGGGCATTATCTGGTATCCGTACCGCATCATGAGCGATGCTGGCGTTTCTGGTGTCACTTCAAGCTTTTATACCTATTGCATTGCGATTATTTTGGGAATAGCTCTGTTTGCCAGGCATTGGCGTGGTGTATTCAAGCTGCCCAAAAGTGCCATTTGGTTGAGCATTGTTGCGGGTTGGACTAACTTAAGTTATGTGCTGGCAGTGATTGATGGAGAAGTCATGCGCGTGATGTTGCTGTTTTACTTGGCGCCACTTTGGACGTTACTTTTAGCGCACTTTTGGCTAAAAGAAACGATCACTAAAGCAGGGTTGGCTTCGATTTTAATCGCTATGATTGGTGCTTATATTATGTTGGCTAATCCATTTGACCCCGCGACCAATCACATTCCCATGCCGCAAAATAGCGCTGAATGGTTGGCATTGTCTGCGGGAATTGGTTTTTCATTCACTAATGTGATTGCGCGTAAATCTGCGCATTTAAGCTTGGCAGCAAAATCTATGTTGATATGGGTCGGTGTGGCTGGCGTGTCACTTTTATTCATACCTTTTCTGACGGACACCTTTCCAAGTCCGCAGTTTTTCACGCTAAATAATTGGTTAATCATGGGGATTATCGCCATATTAATTATGGCCGCCACTATATTTGTGCAATATGGCGTGACAAAAATGCCCGCTTTACGCGCATCGGTATTGTTCTTGTTTGAACTGGTTGTGGCGGCAATTGCAGCCTATTATCTGGCAAATGAGGCGATGCTGTTAAACGAATGGATAGGCGGCGCTTTTATTATCGCCGCGGGTTTATTGGCGGCGTTTAATCATGCTGACAATTGA
- a CDS encoding PilT/PilU family type 4a pilus ATPase, producing the protein MAAIDITPVLKFMTDKGGSDLFFSTNTSIHMDIEGETVSINNQVMAPGMIKEIAYGIMSAEQIKEFETTLECNFAIGRKDVGRFRVNVFRQRGEVGMVIRHIKTDIPTLEKLGLPDVLKDLIMRKRGLILMVGATGSGKSTSLASMIDHRNENETGHIITIEDPIEFVYAHKKSIVDQREVGIDTLSFDNALKNAMRQAPDVILIGEVRDMESMKQALAYAETGHLCLATLHANNANQALERVISFFPTDAKHGLLLGLSLNLVGIISQRLVPGITQKRAAAVEVMINSPYMSELIQKQKLSEMKDIMADNNDIGMITFDQALFKLYSDGKISEDHALANADSRNDLSLKIRFAAEGTRGGFGG; encoded by the coding sequence ATGGCAGCCATCGACATTACCCCTGTACTCAAATTCATGACTGATAAAGGCGGTTCTGACCTCTTTTTCAGCACGAATACGTCCATACATATGGATATTGAAGGCGAAACGGTTTCAATCAATAACCAGGTAATGGCGCCGGGCATGATTAAAGAAATCGCTTACGGCATTATGAGTGCGGAGCAAATCAAAGAATTTGAAACGACATTGGAATGTAATTTCGCCATTGGCCGCAAAGATGTGGGACGTTTTCGCGTGAATGTGTTTCGCCAGCGTGGTGAAGTAGGCATGGTGATTCGGCACATTAAAACGGATATTCCTACATTGGAAAAACTGGGCTTGCCAGACGTTTTAAAAGACTTGATTATGCGTAAACGTGGACTGATACTCATGGTTGGCGCGACGGGCTCTGGTAAATCCACATCACTTGCATCCATGATTGACCACCGAAATGAAAACGAAACCGGTCATATTATTACCATTGAAGACCCGATTGAATTTGTGTATGCACACAAAAAATCTATCGTCGATCAACGTGAAGTAGGCATTGATACCTTAAGCTTTGATAACGCTTTAAAAAATGCCATGCGCCAAGCGCCAGATGTGATTTTAATCGGTGAAGTACGCGATATGGAAAGCATGAAACAGGCGCTGGCTTATGCCGAAACGGGGCATTTGTGTTTAGCTACTTTGCATGCCAATAATGCCAATCAAGCCTTAGAGCGCGTGATTTCATTCTTCCCAACCGATGCTAAACATGGCTTATTATTGGGTTTGTCACTTAATTTGGTGGGTATTATTTCGCAACGTTTGGTGCCTGGCATTACCCAAAAACGCGCTGCTGCGGTTGAGGTAATGATTAACTCTCCCTACATGTCAGAACTCATCCAGAAACAAAAGTTAAGCGAAATGAAAGACATCATGGCCGATAACAACGATATTGGCATGATTACGTTTGACCAGGCATTATTCAAACTCTATAGCGATGGAAAAATCAGCGAAGATCACGCGCTGGCCAATGCCGATTCACGCAACGATTTATCTTTGAAAATACGTTTTGCCGCAGAAGGCACACGCGGCGGTTTTGGCGGTTAA
- a CDS encoding O-linked N-acetylglucosamine transferase, SPINDLY family protein: MQANEPIQSAENTLKHYQQALLHNPKDLDVQIHCANLCVELKRFEEAAGYFRRLVRALKNNSYVRDALCFCLQELGNESHASGRFIQAEARFQEALEYQPLNAAYWFNLGNAQRQLNKPSAALNSFKQSIKLNPNDADAHNNLGNIQRELGQLDHAVSSYENALQLKPDLHHALAHLVHQKQHICDWENIDQQIKQLREWVMTTPNAQISPFAFLSMPSTAADEQKQCASNWANSFYGKLIQQHAGFDFNQLKASQNILQAKLKIGYLSADFRLHPLAFLITELIENSDKTRFETIAYSYGADDKTPDRKRLEGAFDTFNDIRQLSDIEAAQKIHKDGVAILVDLTGFTQNSRTGIVAFRPAPISINWLGFPGTMGEIGSEIKGGVTIEKVGEIHTKPLFDYLLADKVIAPNAPDFSEKLLYLPCYQPNNSQRPIGKATQKSEHNLPEDSFVFCCFNQSFKITQEVFAVWMRILQQTPGSVLWLLDCNSWASANLRQAATKAGVDETRLIFAPRVTIAEHLARHAHADLFLDTAPYNAHTTASDALLMGLPLLTCTGETFASRVATSLLQYINLPELITQNWQEYEQKAVSLAHDPVMFSQLEQQLKAQIKSNSLSDSSPFNPAQFSRNLEQQYQQIWQTYQQQATANK, from the coding sequence ATGCAAGCCAACGAGCCAATCCAATCCGCTGAAAACACGCTTAAACACTATCAACAAGCGTTACTGCACAATCCCAAAGATTTAGACGTACAAATTCATTGTGCAAATTTGTGTGTAGAACTAAAGCGATTTGAAGAAGCTGCTGGCTATTTTCGCCGCCTTGTACGCGCGCTTAAAAACAACTCGTATGTGCGCGATGCACTGTGTTTTTGCTTGCAAGAACTAGGAAATGAATCACACGCCAGCGGCCGATTTATACAGGCAGAAGCCCGCTTCCAAGAAGCGCTCGAATATCAGCCACTTAACGCAGCGTATTGGTTTAACTTAGGCAACGCACAACGCCAGTTAAACAAGCCTAGCGCAGCGCTCAACAGCTTTAAACAATCCATAAAATTAAACCCGAATGACGCTGATGCGCATAATAATCTGGGCAATATTCAACGTGAATTAGGTCAATTGGACCATGCCGTTTCCAGCTATGAAAATGCACTGCAGCTAAAGCCAGATTTGCATCATGCACTGGCGCATTTGGTGCACCAAAAACAGCATATCTGCGATTGGGAGAATATTGATCAGCAAATCAAGCAGTTGCGCGAATGGGTAATGACAACACCAAATGCGCAAATATCGCCTTTTGCTTTTTTAAGTATGCCCAGCACTGCTGCAGATGAGCAAAAGCAGTGTGCTAGCAATTGGGCAAATAGTTTTTACGGCAAACTGATTCAACAACATGCAGGCTTTGACTTTAACCAATTAAAAGCATCGCAAAACATATTACAAGCCAAGCTAAAAATCGGTTATCTATCGGCTGATTTCAGACTGCATCCATTGGCATTTTTAATCACCGAATTGATTGAAAATAGCGATAAAACCCGTTTTGAAACCATCGCTTACTCTTATGGCGCAGATGACAAAACACCTGACCGCAAACGCCTAGAAGGCGCATTTGATACTTTTAATGACATTCGGCAATTATCCGATATTGAAGCCGCGCAAAAAATTCACAAAGATGGCGTTGCGATTTTGGTAGATTTAACTGGATTTACGCAAAACAGCCGCACTGGCATCGTGGCATTCAGGCCTGCGCCAATCAGTATTAATTGGTTGGGTTTTCCAGGGACAATGGGCGAAATAGGGAGTGAAATCAAAGGCGGAGTAACTATTGAAAAAGTAGGGGAAATACATACCAAACCACTATTCGACTACCTGCTAGCAGATAAAGTAATTGCGCCAAATGCACCTGACTTTAGTGAAAAATTGCTCTACTTACCCTGCTATCAACCCAATAATAGCCAACGTCCCATTGGTAAAGCAACGCAAAAATCTGAACACAACTTGCCAGAAGACAGTTTTGTATTTTGCTGTTTTAACCAGAGCTTTAAAATCACGCAAGAAGTATTCGCGGTTTGGATGCGCATTTTGCAGCAAACACCTGGTAGCGTGCTTTGGCTGTTGGATTGCAACTCTTGGGCATCTGCCAATTTGCGGCAAGCAGCGACAAAAGCGGGTGTTGATGAAACAAGATTAATATTTGCGCCACGTGTAACGATTGCAGAGCATTTAGCACGTCATGCGCATGCGGATTTATTTTTAGATACTGCGCCGTATAATGCGCACACTACGGCTAGTGATGCGCTATTAATGGGTTTGCCACTATTAACTTGTACTGGCGAAACCTTTGCTTCGCGGGTGGCAACAAGCTTATTGCAGTATATTAATCTGCCAGAGTTAATCACCCAAAACTGGCAAGAGTATGAACAAAAAGCAGTTTCTTTGGCGCATGACCCGGTCATGTTCAGCCAATTAGAGCAGCAATTGAAAGCACAAATTAAAAGCAACTCACTTTCGGATTCAAGCCCGTTTAATCCTGCCCAGTTCTCACGCAATTTAGAGCAACAGTATCAGCAAATTTGGCAGACTTACCAACAGCAAGCTACTGCCAACAAATAA